The Mucilaginibacter mallensis genome has a segment encoding these proteins:
- a CDS encoding DUF4249 domain-containing protein: MKFKYQLLIAAILLIVATSCQKVIDLKLDNAAPQLVIEGNLTDQFGPQYVIITKSVSFTSDNIFPPVTDAEVTIADSLGYKHKLGQSNPGVYSIYPFGGIPGHTYTLTVQTGGKIYTAKSTMPYPVNLDTLTTKTDVLSNKDLRTVTVDYQDPAKIANQYRFILYINGQQAGAIFTNDDSFTNGRYVKDDLLQNGIDIHPLDTATVEMECIDKNIYKYWFSLSQQQGNGPGGGTTPANPPSNFNNNALGYFSAHTTQSKAIIVK; this comes from the coding sequence ATGAAATTTAAATATCAGTTACTAATAGCAGCAATACTTTTAATTGTGGCCACATCATGCCAAAAAGTTATCGACCTGAAACTCGATAACGCCGCCCCGCAGTTGGTTATTGAGGGTAACCTTACAGATCAATTCGGGCCGCAGTATGTAATTATTACCAAATCAGTGTCCTTTACCAGCGACAATATCTTTCCGCCTGTAACCGATGCGGAAGTTACAATAGCTGATAGTTTGGGCTATAAGCATAAGTTAGGCCAAAGTAATCCTGGGGTATATTCTATTTATCCTTTTGGTGGTATACCCGGTCATACTTATACTTTAACTGTACAAACCGGTGGTAAAATTTATACCGCAAAATCAACCATGCCCTACCCTGTTAACCTTGATACATTAACCACAAAAACAGATGTTCTTAGTAATAAAGATCTGCGCACCGTAACAGTCGATTACCAGGATCCGGCAAAAATAGCCAACCAGTACCGGTTTATATTATACATAAACGGTCAGCAAGCCGGCGCCATTTTTACCAACGATGATAGTTTTACAAACGGCCGTTATGTAAAAGATGACCTGTTGCAAAACGGCATAGATATACACCCACTTGATACCGCCACAGTTGAGATGGAATGTATTGATAAAAATATTTATAAATACTGGTTCAGTCTGAGCCAGCAACAGGGTAATGGCCCGGGCGGCGGTACCACGCCAGCAAACCCACCATCAAATTTCAATAATAACGCTCTCGGATATTTTAGCGCGCACACTACGCAATCAAAGGCAATAATTGTAAAGTAG